In a single window of the Serratia quinivorans genome:
- the eptB_3 gene encoding Phosphoethanolamine transferase eptB — MQKFRRWTQLQVSFFIAFYLGVLLNIPIFYRRYQQLHYDNSLSIGIEVLAAFCLVCFITLLISFLGRRLFRVLASLLVLSSVAASYYMVLFHVDIGYGILAAVMTTDVDLSKESVGWHFGVWVVLVSLLPLLLIWLAPMHEASYKRANHLAWYKKGGVMLTAGLLCWLPLKLMGAGTGSSRSGK, encoded by the coding sequence ATGCAGAAGTTCCGACGCTGGACCCAGTTGCAGGTCTCTTTCTTTATCGCTTTTTATCTCGGTGTGTTGCTCAATATCCCCATATTTTACCGCCGTTATCAGCAACTTCATTATGACAACTCCTTGTCGATCGGCATTGAGGTGCTCGCAGCCTTCTGCCTGGTGTGTTTTATCACGCTACTGATCTCTTTTTTGGGGCGCAGGTTGTTCCGTGTTTTGGCATCGTTATTGGTGCTGAGTTCGGTTGCCGCCAGCTACTACATGGTGTTATTCCACGTTGATATTGGCTACGGCATTCTGGCGGCGGTGATGACTACTGACGTCGATCTTTCCAAGGAGTCGGTGGGTTGGCATTTTGGCGTGTGGGTGGTGCTGGTGAGTCTGTTGCCGTTACTGCTGATTTGGCTGGCGCCGATGCACGAAGCCAGTTATAAGCGCGCTAACCATCTGGCATGGTACAAAAAAGGTGGCGTGATGCTGACCGCCGGGCTGCTGTGCTGGCTACCCCTGAAGCTAATGGGGGCAGGTACAGGATCGTCACGATCGGGAAAATAA
- the gmuC_1 gene encoding PTS system oligo-beta-mannoside-specific EIIC component, whose protein sequence is MIFMLLRSRSAQMKQLGKIAAPGCLFNISEPMVFGIPLVMNPYFFLPFILTPVVLVIVTYSAMATGLVTPPVGIALPFTTPIFISGYLATGGHISGTVIQVVNLLISMAIYYPFFRAWDKQKYREENQAAMPVQNAVTDEQPQTP, encoded by the coding sequence GTGATCTTTATGCTGTTGCGCAGCCGTAGCGCCCAGATGAAACAGTTGGGGAAAATCGCTGCGCCGGGTTGTCTGTTTAACATTAGCGAACCCATGGTGTTCGGCATCCCGTTGGTGATGAATCCGTACTTCTTCCTGCCGTTTATTCTGACTCCGGTGGTGCTGGTGATTGTGACCTACAGCGCGATGGCTACCGGGTTGGTGACGCCTCCGGTTGGCATTGCCTTGCCGTTCACCACGCCGATTTTCATTAGTGGCTATCTGGCAACCGGCGGCCATATTTCAGGAACGGTGATCCAGGTGGTCAATTTGCTGATTTCAATGGCGATTTACTATCCGTTCTTCCGCGCCTGGGATAAGCAAAAATACCGCGAAGAAAATCAGGCGGCGATGCCAGTACAAAATGCCGTGACTGATGAGCAACCGCAGACGCCATAA